One window of the Mycobacterium haemophilum DSM 44634 genome contains the following:
- a CDS encoding chloramphenicol phosphotransferase CPT family protein, protein MTARYDVIFLHGGSSSGKTGIARCLQALLPRPWLRTGVDVLLDTIPARLQGAEDGIRFRPDGGIEVGAAFRQLRHAWRAGVVATVCAGVPMIIDEVFLRGCAEQLEWQQALAGLRTLWIGVQCAADVAEGRELARGDRVVGMARAQAVLVHAGVSYDLVVDTTHTEALECAQRIVNELNETTSQL, encoded by the coding sequence GTGACCGCACGCTATGACGTGATCTTTCTGCATGGCGGCTCCAGTTCAGGAAAGACGGGCATCGCTCGGTGCCTGCAAGCGCTCCTGCCTCGACCGTGGTTGCGCACCGGAGTCGACGTCTTGCTTGACACCATCCCAGCGCGCCTGCAGGGAGCCGAGGACGGCATTCGCTTCCGTCCCGACGGCGGGATCGAGGTGGGTGCGGCGTTTCGGCAACTCCGCCACGCCTGGCGAGCTGGCGTGGTGGCCACCGTGTGTGCCGGTGTTCCCATGATCATCGATGAGGTTTTCCTGCGAGGCTGCGCCGAACAACTCGAATGGCAGCAGGCTCTTGCTGGTCTTCGCACGCTGTGGATCGGGGTGCAGTGTGCAGCTGATGTCGCCGAAGGACGAGAGCTAGCCCGTGGCGACCGCGTAGTGGGCATGGCCCGCGCGCAAGCCGTCCTAGTCCACGCCGGCGTTAGCTACGATCTGGTAGTTGACACCACCCACACCGAAGCCCTGGAATGCGCTCAGCGGATTGTCAACGAGCTCAACGAGACAACAAGCCAGCTCTGA
- a CDS encoding GatB/YqeY domain-containing protein, with translation MAELKSRLRADLTGAMKTQDKLRTATLRMLLAAIQTEELSGKQARELSDDEVIKVLARESRKRGESAEIYTQNGRGELAANEHAEARIIDEYLPTPLTEAELADVADTAIAEVAEKLGHRPSMKEMGLVMKAATAIAAGKTDGARLSTAVKERL, from the coding sequence ATGGCCGAACTCAAATCCCGGCTCCGGGCGGACTTGACCGGGGCGATGAAGACCCAGGACAAGTTGCGAACCGCGACTCTGCGCATGCTGCTGGCCGCGATACAGACCGAGGAACTCTCTGGCAAACAGGCGAGAGAGCTCTCCGACGACGAGGTTATCAAGGTGCTGGCCAGAGAATCCCGCAAGCGTGGCGAGTCCGCCGAGATCTACACCCAAAACGGGCGCGGTGAGCTCGCCGCCAACGAGCACGCCGAGGCGCGGATCATCGACGAGTACCTGCCGACGCCGCTCACGGAAGCTGAGTTGGCCGACGTCGCCGACACCGCGATCGCCGAGGTGGCCGAGAAACTCGGGCATCGACCCAGCATGAAGGAGATGGGGCTGGTAATGAAGGCGGCCACCGCGATCGCGGCAGGAAAGACTGACGGGGCGCGCTTGTCCACGGCGGTCAAAGAGCGCCTCTAG
- a CDS encoding DUF4129 domain-containing protein gives MPSIDIDRDAAHQAAQNELAKPIYSKASTAQQFDEWINELLYRLLEKTSSIPGGRFTTTVLLMLLVIAAVVAIHVARRTMRTNRGGDHRLFDVAQLTAAQHRVTAEGYAAEENWAAAIRHRLRAVARQLEENGVLNPAPGRTANELAHDAATALAHLADELSQAATIFNDVTFGDRPGTQAAYQMITDLDDHLQSRPPAVPSAATQPAAFDSWAQVR, from the coding sequence GTGCCTTCCATCGACATCGACCGCGATGCCGCACACCAGGCCGCACAGAACGAGCTCGCCAAACCGATCTATAGCAAGGCTTCTACGGCACAACAATTCGACGAATGGATTAACGAACTGTTGTACCGGCTGCTGGAGAAAACGTCCTCGATCCCGGGCGGGCGGTTCACCACCACGGTGCTGCTCATGCTGCTGGTCATCGCGGCCGTAGTCGCCATTCACGTCGCACGGCGCACCATGCGCACCAACCGCGGCGGCGACCATCGGTTGTTCGACGTCGCCCAGCTCACCGCAGCCCAACATCGGGTGACCGCTGAAGGCTATGCGGCGGAGGAAAATTGGGCAGCAGCAATTCGACACCGGTTGCGCGCCGTAGCCCGCCAGCTCGAAGAGAATGGCGTGCTCAACCCAGCCCCCGGCCGCACCGCGAACGAGCTGGCCCATGACGCTGCTACGGCATTGGCTCACCTTGCAGACGAATTATCGCAGGCTGCAACGATATTCAACGACGTCACCTTCGGCGACCGACCCGGAACTCAAGCCGCTTACCAGATGATCACCGACCTCGACGACCATCTGCAGTCGCGACCACCAGCCGTACCGTCAGCCGCCACGCAGCCCGCCGCGTTCGACTCATGGGCGCAGGTCCGGTGA
- a CDS encoding DUF4350 domain-containing protein, whose translation MGAGPVMTVDAAARPESAAADRRRRSWRWVVLTLVVLAALGALSAYLTAPRPGLRMDPASTGPDGAHALATLLRDNGVEVIVADTIDDVGRAARSDTLTLVAQSQYLTDATMLNRLATAPGDFLLVEPTARTREALTPQLRIKGASTFDNNPNCTLREANRAGSVRFGPSDSYQANGGLTVTSCYDGVLLRYRDSGRIITVVGSTDFMTNEGLLKAGNAALAMNLAGDRPRLIWYAPHQVEGETSSPTSISDVIPQNVTWIFWQLWIVVLLLALWKGRRIGPLVAEELPVVVRASETVEGRGRLYRSRRARDRAADALRAATLQRLLPRLGLGAHATAPALAATVAQRTGAHPEYVWYHLFGPPPASDTDLLQLARALDEIERQVIHS comes from the coding sequence ATGGGCGCAGGTCCGGTGATGACGGTCGATGCGGCGGCACGTCCTGAATCCGCGGCTGCTGACCGGCGACGGCGATCATGGCGCTGGGTGGTGCTTACGCTGGTTGTGCTCGCGGCGCTGGGCGCGCTCAGCGCTTACCTGACCGCCCCGCGGCCCGGGCTGCGGATGGATCCGGCGTCCACTGGCCCCGACGGCGCCCACGCGCTAGCAACGCTGCTGCGCGACAACGGCGTCGAGGTCATCGTGGCCGACACCATCGATGATGTCGGTAGGGCGGCTCGCTCCGACACGTTGACACTGGTGGCACAGAGTCAGTACCTAACCGATGCCACGATGCTGAACCGGCTGGCGACGGCCCCCGGCGATTTCCTGCTAGTGGAGCCGACAGCACGAACCCGCGAGGCCCTGACACCGCAGCTACGCATCAAGGGTGCCAGCACCTTCGACAACAACCCGAATTGCACATTGCGGGAAGCTAATCGAGCCGGATCAGTTCGATTCGGGCCAAGCGACAGCTACCAGGCCAACGGCGGCCTGACGGTAACCAGCTGTTATGACGGCGTGCTGCTCCGGTATCGGGACAGCGGGCGAATCATCACAGTGGTCGGTAGTACCGACTTCATGACCAATGAGGGCTTGTTAAAAGCCGGCAATGCCGCACTGGCGATGAACCTTGCTGGCGATCGACCACGTCTCATTTGGTATGCACCCCACCAGGTTGAGGGTGAAACGTCCTCGCCGACATCGATTTCCGATGTGATTCCACAGAACGTGACCTGGATCTTCTGGCAGCTTTGGATAGTCGTGCTGCTGCTGGCGCTGTGGAAGGGCCGCCGGATCGGTCCGCTGGTGGCCGAGGAGTTACCTGTCGTCGTACGCGCGTCGGAGACGGTGGAAGGACGTGGGCGCCTGTACCGATCCCGCCGGGCCCGCGACCGCGCCGCCGACGCGCTGCGCGCCGCAACATTGCAGCGGCTGCTGCCCCGGCTCGGCCTGGGCGCACACGCGACAGCGCCGGCGTTAGCGGCGACGGTAGCCCAGCGCACCGGAGCCCATCCGGAATATGTTTGGTACCACCTATTCGGCCCACCACCGGCCAGCGATACTGACCTGCTACAACTTGCCCGTGCACTTGACGAAATCGAAAGGCAGGTCATCCACTCGTGA
- a CDS encoding AAA family ATPase yields the protein MTQPAPTQTPGTELPGPSESAREALLALRAEIAKAVVGQDGVVSGLVIALLCRGHVLLEGVPGVAKTLLVRALAAALQLDFKRIQFTPDLMPGDVTGSLVYDARTAAFVFRPGPVFTNLLLADEINRTPPKTQAALLEAMEERQVSVDGEPKPLPDPFIVAATQNPIEYEGTYQLPEAQLDRFLVKLSVPLPSRDSEIGILGRHAHGFDPHDLSAIKPVAGPAELAAGREAVRQVLVADEVLGYIVDIVAATRSSPALQLGVSPRGATALLATARSWSWLSGRNYVTPDDVKAMARPTLRHRVMLRPEAELEGTTADGVLEGILASVPVPR from the coding sequence GTGACACAACCGGCTCCCACCCAGACCCCTGGTACTGAATTGCCTGGCCCCTCAGAATCAGCACGTGAGGCGTTGCTGGCGTTGCGCGCCGAGATCGCCAAGGCCGTTGTTGGACAGGACGGGGTGGTCAGCGGTCTGGTGATCGCGCTGCTGTGTCGTGGCCACGTGCTGCTCGAAGGTGTTCCGGGAGTGGCGAAGACGCTGTTGGTGCGCGCGCTGGCCGCCGCATTACAGCTGGACTTCAAGCGGATCCAGTTCACCCCTGACCTGATGCCTGGTGATGTCACCGGTTCGCTGGTCTATGACGCGCGCACTGCCGCGTTCGTGTTCCGCCCGGGTCCGGTGTTCACCAACCTTCTCCTGGCCGACGAGATCAACCGCACCCCACCCAAAACACAGGCAGCGCTGCTCGAGGCAATGGAGGAGCGTCAGGTCAGTGTTGACGGCGAACCCAAGCCGCTGCCCGACCCGTTCATTGTCGCCGCGACACAGAACCCGATCGAGTACGAGGGCACGTATCAGTTGCCCGAAGCCCAACTCGACCGCTTTCTAGTCAAACTGAGCGTGCCCCTGCCGTCGCGCGACTCCGAGATCGGCATCCTTGGCCGGCACGCACACGGTTTCGATCCCCACGATCTGTCCGCGATCAAACCGGTGGCCGGGCCAGCCGAGCTAGCGGCCGGCCGCGAGGCGGTGCGCCAGGTACTGGTCGCCGACGAAGTGCTGGGTTACATCGTCGACATCGTCGCGGCCACTCGCTCCTCCCCCGCGCTGCAGCTGGGCGTGTCGCCACGCGGAGCGACGGCACTACTGGCCACCGCCCGGTCATGGTCGTGGTTGTCTGGCCGCAACTACGTCACTCCCGACGACGTGAAAGCCATGGCCCGTCCGACGCTGCGGCACCGGGTGATGTTGCGCCCCGAAGCCGAGCTTGAAGGCACCACAGCCGACGGTGTGCTCGAGGGAATTTTGGCGTCGGTTCCGGTGCCCCGCTAG
- a CDS encoding DUF58 domain-containing protein: MILTGRTGLVALICVVPIALSPWPAKAFLVLLVALATLVAVDIVLAANTRRLRYTRSPDRSARLAQLVNAGLLIHNDGGRRFRGQVRDAWPPSACAEPRAHSVDIGAGQRQHVDTVLRPIRRGDQRAAMITARSIGPLGLAGRQSSQRVPGAIRVLPPFLSRKHLPSRLAKLREIDGLLPTLIRGQGTEFDSLREYVVGDDVRSIDWRATARRADVMVRTWRPERDRRVVLVLDTGRMAAGRVGVDPTAADPAGWPRLDWSMDAALLLAALASRAGDHVDFLAHDRVTRAGVFGASRTELLAQLVDAMAPLQPTLVESDWRTMVAAIARRTRRRSLVVLLTDLNATALDEGLLPILPQLSTKHHVMIAAVTDPRVDHMAAGRSDAAAVYDAAAAERARNDRRSIASRLRRSGVDVVDAAPAELAPALADRYLAMKATGRL, translated from the coding sequence ATGATACTGACCGGACGTACCGGCTTGGTAGCGCTGATCTGCGTCGTGCCGATCGCGCTGTCGCCTTGGCCGGCAAAGGCTTTCCTGGTGCTGCTGGTGGCGCTGGCGACCTTGGTGGCCGTTGACATCGTGCTGGCGGCCAACACCCGCAGGCTGCGCTATACCCGTTCACCAGACCGCTCGGCCCGACTCGCCCAGCTGGTAAACGCGGGCCTGCTGATCCATAACGACGGCGGCCGCCGGTTCCGCGGCCAAGTCCGCGATGCGTGGCCACCCAGCGCGTGCGCTGAACCGCGCGCCCATTCCGTCGACATCGGCGCCGGGCAGCGCCAGCATGTCGACACCGTCCTGCGGCCAATTCGCCGCGGCGACCAGCGCGCGGCGATGATCACCGCCCGATCCATCGGGCCACTAGGGTTGGCGGGCCGGCAGAGTTCACAGCGGGTGCCTGGTGCCATCCGGGTGCTGCCGCCGTTCCTTTCTCGCAAACACCTGCCGTCGCGGCTTGCCAAACTGCGGGAGATCGACGGGCTCTTGCCGACCTTGATACGCGGTCAGGGCACCGAATTCGATTCACTGCGCGAATATGTCGTCGGCGATGACGTGCGCTCGATCGACTGGCGCGCGACCGCGCGTCGTGCCGACGTCATGGTCCGCACGTGGCGGCCCGAACGCGACCGGCGAGTTGTGCTCGTGCTGGACACCGGACGCATGGCCGCCGGCCGCGTCGGCGTCGACCCGACCGCCGCCGACCCCGCGGGGTGGCCCCGGCTGGACTGGTCGATGGACGCCGCCCTGCTGCTGGCAGCACTTGCGTCGCGGGCCGGCGACCATGTCGACTTCCTCGCCCACGACCGGGTGACCCGGGCCGGCGTGTTTGGCGCGTCGCGCACCGAACTGCTCGCCCAGCTTGTTGATGCGATGGCCCCGCTGCAACCCACCCTGGTCGAATCTGATTGGCGCACAATGGTTGCCGCCATTGCTCGGCGCACACGGCGACGGTCGCTGGTGGTGTTGTTGACCGATCTCAACGCGACCGCCCTCGACGAAGGACTGCTACCGATCCTGCCGCAGCTATCGACCAAGCATCATGTCATGATCGCCGCCGTCACAGACCCACGCGTCGACCACATGGCCGCGGGGCGTTCCGATGCGGCCGCAGTGTACGACGCGGCAGCTGCCGAACGAGCGCGCAATGACCGGCGTTCCATTGCGTCGCGATTGCGCCGCAGCGGGGTGGACGTCGTCGACGCGGCGCCCGCGGAACTCGCGCCCGCGCTTGCCGACCGCTATCTGGCGATGAAAGCAACCGGCCGACTTTAA
- a CDS encoding PPE family protein has translation MKKVDFSAIPPEVISHQFDAGPGEASLDAAALAWHQLAKDLYAVSKGIAGTLTTLTGAWQGTAAIQMAQAVAPYQAWLSDAAAGAHQTGLMTTHATHAFERARSLLIDSAIIDELVLARTKVHNDFGQDAAAIALFDDKYQEYWVTNAQVMNSYAAAVADAMSKVTPFAEAPKITTAAGLVANGLAV, from the coding sequence ATGAAGAAGGTGGATTTCTCAGCGATACCACCGGAAGTTATCTCCCACCAGTTTGATGCCGGCCCCGGTGAAGCCTCACTCGACGCCGCCGCCCTTGCGTGGCACCAGTTGGCGAAGGACCTGTATGCGGTATCGAAGGGCATTGCCGGTACGCTGACCACGCTGACCGGGGCGTGGCAAGGTACGGCGGCGATACAGATGGCCCAGGCGGTCGCGCCGTATCAGGCTTGGCTAAGCGACGCAGCAGCTGGTGCCCACCAGACCGGCCTCATGACCACGCACGCCACGCACGCCTTTGAGAGGGCGCGTAGCTTGTTAATCGATTCAGCGATCATCGACGAACTCGTCCTTGCGAGAACGAAAGTGCACAACGACTTCGGGCAAGACGCTGCCGCGATCGCGTTGTTCGACGACAAATACCAGGAATACTGGGTCACGAATGCCCAGGTAATGAATTCCTATGCAGCTGCCGTGGCGGATGCGATGTCGAAGGTGACCCCGTTTGCGGAGGCGCCGAAGATCACCACCGCGGCCGGGTTGGTCGCGAATGGTCTCGCGGTGTAG
- a CDS encoding PE family protein, with translation MSFVTVVPEALTAAADALHDIGEGMVTSGDAAGRVTAAVVAPANDEVSKELAACLCAQAQNYAEVSGRAVSIFDEFVVSVASGSDQYVTAEADNATHIG, from the coding sequence ATGTCTTTTGTGACCGTTGTACCCGAGGCGTTGACGGCCGCGGCTGATGCGTTGCACGACATTGGTGAGGGCATGGTTACCAGCGGTGACGCTGCAGGCCGGGTGACGGCGGCTGTTGTTGCGCCGGCTAACGACGAGGTGTCCAAGGAGCTGGCGGCGTGCCTTTGCGCGCAGGCTCAGAACTATGCGGAGGTCAGCGGCCGGGCCGTGTCGATTTTCGACGAGTTTGTGGTCTCGGTGGCGAGCGGCTCAGATCAGTATGTGACCGCCGAGGCCGACAATGCCACACACATCGGGTGA
- a CDS encoding stage II sporulation protein M: protein MDVDAFVLTHRGTWDRLDQLIKKRRSLTGAEVDELVEHYQRVSTHLSMLRSASTIGSDTLLIGRLSSLIARARAAVTGAHAPLSSAFIRFWTVSFPVVACRTWRWWLATAVAFFAVVLVIAFWVAADPEVQSAVGTPSEIGELVNHDVESYYSAHPALSFALQVWVNNSWVAAKCIAFSVVLGIPIPFVLFQNAANLGLIAGLMSQAGEGGHLLGLLAPHGLLELTAVFLAAATGMRLGWSVISPGDRPRGQVLAEQGRGVVSVAVGLVGVLLISGLIEALVTPSSLPTFVRVGIGIIAEVGFLSYIGYFGHRAAKAGETGDIDDAPDVIPTG, encoded by the coding sequence GTGGACGTCGATGCATTCGTGCTGACCCATCGTGGGACGTGGGACCGGCTCGACCAGTTAATCAAGAAACGTCGATCGCTGACCGGCGCCGAAGTCGACGAACTAGTCGAGCACTACCAGCGGGTGTCCACCCATCTGTCGATGTTGCGGTCGGCCAGCACGATCGGGTCGGACACACTGCTGATTGGCCGGCTCTCGAGTCTGATCGCACGCGCTCGCGCCGCGGTGACTGGCGCGCATGCCCCGCTCAGTAGTGCCTTCATCCGGTTTTGGACCGTGTCTTTCCCCGTGGTCGCTTGCCGAACATGGCGGTGGTGGCTGGCGACCGCGGTCGCGTTCTTCGCCGTCGTGCTGGTGATCGCGTTTTGGGTAGCCGCCGATCCCGAGGTGCAGTCCGCCGTCGGAACACCAAGTGAAATTGGCGAATTGGTCAATCACGATGTCGAGTCTTATTACAGCGCGCACCCGGCTTTGTCGTTCGCCCTCCAGGTATGGGTGAACAACTCGTGGGTGGCGGCGAAGTGCATTGCGTTCTCCGTCGTGCTTGGTATACCGATCCCGTTCGTGCTCTTCCAAAACGCCGCCAACCTGGGACTGATCGCAGGTCTGATGTCCCAGGCCGGCGAAGGCGGGCACCTGCTGGGCTTGCTAGCGCCTCATGGGCTGCTGGAGCTGACGGCGGTGTTCTTGGCCGCGGCAACTGGAATGCGGCTGGGGTGGTCGGTGATATCGCCCGGTGACCGGCCGCGTGGACAGGTGCTTGCCGAGCAAGGTCGAGGTGTTGTCTCGGTCGCGGTGGGATTGGTGGGCGTGCTGCTGATCTCCGGGTTGATCGAGGCGTTGGTGACACCGTCATCGTTGCCGACATTTGTTCGGGTGGGCATCGGAATCATCGCCGAAGTGGGATTTCTGTCGTACATCGGGTACTTCGGCCATCGTGCCGCGAAAGCCGGGGAGACCGGCGATATTGACGACGCACCTGACGTGATCCCAACCGGCTGA
- a CDS encoding RDD family protein codes for MSEVVTGDAVVLDVQIAQLPVRAVGALIDITVIFVGYVLGLMLWAATLTEFDDALTTAILIIFTVLVMVGYPLVLETATRGRSLGKIVMGLRVVSDDGGPERFRQALFRALASVVEMWMLLGSPAVICSILSPKAKRIGDIFAGTVVISERGPRLGPPPAMPPSLTWWASSLQLSGLNAKQVEIARQFLSRAPQLDPQLREQMAYRIAGDVVSRIAPPPPPGAPPQLVLAAVLAERHRRELVRLRPTSVGPPLWPPTVPQYPVPPGFPGRPSASWPQQAPRQDSGGFSPPR; via the coding sequence ATGTCGGAGGTGGTAACCGGGGACGCCGTAGTACTTGACGTTCAGATCGCCCAGTTGCCGGTGCGGGCTGTCGGCGCGCTGATCGATATCACGGTGATATTCGTCGGCTACGTGCTCGGGCTGATGCTGTGGGCCGCCACCCTGACTGAGTTCGATGACGCGTTGACCACCGCCATCCTGATCATCTTCACTGTGCTGGTGATGGTCGGGTATCCCTTGGTCTTAGAAACCGCGACGCGGGGACGGTCATTGGGCAAGATCGTGATGGGCCTGCGGGTGGTTTCCGACGACGGCGGCCCGGAACGCTTCCGACAGGCGCTGTTTCGCGCGCTGGCGTCGGTGGTGGAAATGTGGATGCTGTTAGGGAGCCCCGCCGTAATCTGCAGCATCTTGTCGCCGAAGGCCAAACGTATCGGCGACATCTTCGCCGGCACAGTCGTAATCAGTGAACGCGGTCCTCGGCTGGGGCCGCCGCCGGCTATGCCACCGTCATTGACGTGGTGGGCGTCGTCGCTGCAGCTGTCGGGTCTCAACGCTAAGCAGGTCGAGATCGCACGCCAATTCCTTTCCCGGGCACCTCAACTCGATCCCCAACTACGAGAGCAGATGGCCTACCGGATCGCCGGTGACGTGGTATCTCGTATCGCCCCGCCACCCCCGCCCGGCGCGCCGCCGCAACTGGTGCTAGCCGCCGTGCTCGCTGAACGACATCGCCGCGAGCTGGTGCGCCTTCGTCCAACATCGGTCGGCCCGCCACTGTGGCCACCGACGGTGCCCCAGTATCCCGTCCCTCCCGGGTTCCCTGGGCGGCCATCCGCTTCCTGGCCGCAGCAGGCACCGCGGCAGGACAGCGGTGGATTCTCGCCCCCTCGCTAG
- a CDS encoding PadR family transcriptional regulator, with the protein MNDPFTPPTGPFAAEPGLGFGFGPGPAQRRALRGGRRHARHEFFEHLRDHHGGHDGPFGFGAGFGPGFGSGFGFSFGAGGPRGGWRRGGAGRGRRGDVRAAILVLLTERPMHGYEMIQQIAERSNGIWRPSPGSVYPTLQLLADEGLITASETDGSKKLFELTDDGRAAAEKVETPPWDQIAQGVDPGHISLRAALGQLFGAVMQSAHTANADQQQRIVEIINNARREIYGILGED; encoded by the coding sequence ATGAACGACCCATTCACTCCTCCTACCGGGCCCTTCGCGGCCGAGCCAGGCCTCGGATTCGGTTTCGGACCGGGCCCCGCACAGCGGCGTGCCCTGCGCGGCGGCCGGCGGCACGCCCGACACGAATTCTTCGAACACCTGCGTGACCATCACGGCGGTCACGACGGGCCGTTCGGTTTCGGCGCTGGTTTCGGCCCCGGCTTCGGCTCCGGGTTCGGTTTCAGCTTTGGCGCGGGCGGTCCGCGCGGTGGCTGGCGCCGTGGCGGCGCCGGCCGGGGCCGCCGCGGTGATGTGCGAGCAGCCATTCTGGTGCTACTCACCGAGCGACCGATGCACGGCTACGAGATGATCCAGCAGATTGCCGAACGGAGCAACGGAATATGGCGGCCCAGCCCCGGTTCGGTGTACCCGACGCTACAGCTGCTCGCCGACGAAGGCCTGATCACCGCAAGTGAAACCGACGGCAGCAAGAAGCTTTTCGAGCTGACCGACGATGGCCGCGCCGCGGCAGAGAAAGTCGAGACCCCGCCGTGGGACCAGATCGCCCAAGGTGTCGACCCGGGCCACATCAGCCTGCGAGCAGCGCTGGGCCAGCTGTTCGGTGCGGTCATGCAATCCGCACATACCGCCAACGCTGACCAGCAGCAGCGCATCGTGGAAATCATCAACAACGCACGACGCGAGATCTACGGCATCCTCGGCGAGGACTAG
- the glpK gene encoding glycerol kinase GlpK, whose translation MAEFAEFIAAIDQGTTSTRCMIFDHNGAEVARHQLEHEQILPRAGWVEHNPVEIWERTASVLMSVLNATNLAPKDIAALGITNQRETTLVWNRRTGRPYCNAIVWQDTRTDRIAAALDRDGRGDVIRRKAGLPPATYFSGGKLHWILENVDGVRAAAENGDALFGTADTWLLWNLTGGPRGGVHVTDVTNASRTMLMDLETLDWDDELLSFFSIPRAMLPAIASSSPLQPYGVTLPDGPLGGEVPITGVLGDQHAAMVGQVCLDAGEAKNTYGTGNFLLLNTGEAIVRSDNGLLTTVCYQFGDAKPVYALEGSIAVTGSAVQWLRDQLGIISGAAQSESLARQVADNGGVYFVPAFSGLFAPYWRSDARGAIVGLSRFNTNAHLARATLEAICYQSRDVVDAMAADSGVRLEVLKVDGGITGNDLCMQIQADVLGVDVVRPVVAETTALGAAYAAGLAVGFWASPSDLRANWQEDKRWTPTWDEDKRAAGYAGWRKAVQRTLDWVDVS comes from the coding sequence TTGGCCGAGTTCGCTGAATTCATCGCCGCCATCGACCAGGGCACCACCAGCACCCGTTGCATGATCTTCGATCACAATGGTGCCGAGGTGGCCCGCCACCAGCTTGAGCACGAGCAGATCCTGCCCCGCGCCGGCTGGGTCGAGCACAATCCCGTCGAGATTTGGGAGCGCACCGCGTCGGTGCTGATGTCGGTGCTCAACGCCACCAATTTGGCACCGAAAGATATTGCAGCGCTTGGAATTACCAACCAACGTGAGACGACCCTGGTGTGGAATCGGCGCACCGGACGGCCGTACTGCAACGCGATCGTCTGGCAGGACACCCGCACCGACCGCATCGCCGCCGCGCTGGACCGAGACGGTCGCGGCGACGTGATCCGCCGCAAGGCCGGCCTGCCGCCGGCGACCTATTTCTCCGGCGGGAAGTTGCACTGGATCTTAGAGAACGTCGACGGGGTGCGCGCCGCCGCTGAAAACGGTGACGCGCTCTTCGGCACCGCCGATACCTGGCTGTTGTGGAATCTGACCGGCGGTCCGCGGGGCGGCGTGCACGTCACCGATGTAACGAACGCCAGCCGGACCATGCTGATGGACTTAGAGACGCTGGATTGGGACGACGAACTGTTGTCGTTCTTCTCCATCCCCCGGGCGATGCTGCCGGCGATCGCGTCGTCGTCGCCGCTGCAGCCCTACGGCGTCACGTTGCCGGATGGACCCCTCGGTGGCGAAGTGCCGATCACCGGAGTCCTGGGCGACCAGCATGCGGCGATGGTCGGTCAGGTGTGTCTGGACGCGGGAGAAGCCAAAAACACCTACGGCACCGGCAATTTTTTGCTGCTTAACACCGGTGAGGCGATCGTGCGATCCGACAACGGCCTGCTGACCACCGTCTGCTACCAGTTCGGGGATGCCAAACCGGTGTACGCGCTGGAGGGTTCGATCGCGGTGACCGGTTCAGCAGTGCAGTGGTTACGTGATCAGCTGGGCATCATCAGCGGCGCTGCGCAAAGCGAATCGCTGGCCCGTCAGGTCGCCGACAACGGTGGGGTGTACTTTGTACCGGCATTCTCCGGGCTGTTCGCCCCGTATTGGCGATCCGATGCACGAGGCGCCATCGTGGGCCTATCACGGTTCAACACCAACGCGCACCTGGCCCGCGCGACGTTGGAAGCGATCTGCTACCAAAGTCGGGACGTGGTGGACGCGATGGCAGCAGATTCCGGTGTGCGCCTTGAGGTTTTGAAGGTCGACGGCGGCATCACCGGCAACGACCTATGCATGCAGATTCAGGCTGATGTGCTGGGTGTGGACGTGGTACGCCCGGTAGTTGCCGAGACCACTGCGCTGGGCGCCGCCTATGCGGCGGGTCTGGCGGTCGGGTTTTGGGCCAGCCCGTCCGACCTGCGGGCCAATTGGCAAGAGGACAAGCGTTGGACGCCGACGTGGGACGAGGACAAGCGGGCAGCGGGGTATGCGGGCTGGCGTAAAGCCGTGCAGCGGACTCTGGATTGGGTCGATGTGTCCTGA